Within Deltaproteobacteria bacterium, the genomic segment CTCTGGGTTTCCGTCATCAGCCCCTTTAGTCTGCTTACGCTCACCTCTCCCTTCTGTCTCTCCTCGTAAAACGCTTTCTCGAACTCGAACCGTACCGGTATGTCCATCAAATATATAGCCCCGTGATTGATTTCCATATCCAGCATGAGGGCTTTCTCGGCGTCCGTTACCGATTGGTCCTCCATGATTCCTTCGGCGAGTATCATTTCTCCGAAAGTGGAGGCCGATTCGGCCAGTGTCATAGGATAGAAATGAGCGTAAGGGCGGATGTCTCTCATTACGTAGCTGTGAAATGCGTGGCCCGCCTCGTGGGCGAGGGTCAGAACGTCCCCGATTGTCTCATTAAAGGTCATGAAAATTCTTGACTCCTTTGTCAGAAGCGAGCCCGTACAGAAGCCCCCCGGACGCTTGCCCTCACGCGGCTCCCAGTCTATCCAGTTTTTTGAATATGCCTTCTCTATAAAGTTTCCGAGTTCAGGGTATGAGGCGGAGAATGAATTCCCGACAAGGTTCTTCGCTTCATCCCATGATAGTGTCTTTTCAGCGGGCAGTTCGAGCGGGGCGCCAAGATCGAACCAGGCGATGTTATCACGTTTCATTGTCTTTGCCTTGAGCCTGAGTATGCTGCGCGGCACTTCCAGCTCCGAGTATATTGCTTCGAACATAGCGTCCAGCGTCTTCTTGCTCACGGAGGACTGGAACAGGGCTACTTCGAGAAAGTGGTCGATGCCCCTGTATCTGTTCAGAGTAAGCCTCGTGCCTGATATGGCGTTTAACGCAGCCGCGGCAGTGTCCTCAATGCCTCTCCAGGCCCTGTTGCCCCCCTCGAAAGCTGCTTTTCTCACTCGCCTGTCCGGTTTTTCCATCAGCGACCGCCTCTGAGAAATGGGCAGGGTCCGGGTCGTCCCGTCCGGGTATTCCATCTCGAACCTGAGCTTGCTGGAAACCGTATCGTAGAGTCTCCCCCATGCGTTTATACCGTCAACACCGAGGTCAGCCGCCAGAATTTCGTTCTCGGAGTCCATTCTTTTTTGCGATTCCTCGCGCAGCCTCCTCAGGTAATAACCGCCGCTTGCCAGGCTCTCTCTTCCGGCGAACGAGTTAAACGCGGTCTCCGAAGCGTCTTTCACCGATCTCTGGAGTTCCACTTTGAGCTTCGATAACTCCGCCCCGAGCATGGACATTTCGGCCTCTTCCCTCAAATAATCCTCGTTGTTGCCGTCAGCCGCGGAAAGGCAACCTATGTAGGAGCTGAGGTGGGAGTAGCGCGTAACTATATCCTCGTTTTTCAGGAAAACCTCTTCCCATCCGCTCTCGTTCTCCTCATTTAACGGGGTAAGCGAAGCCGCTCTTTCTCTGATCGATTTAATGTCCTGTTTAAGCCGTTCCTTAAACTCTTTCATCCCGGGTCCGTTGAACTCGGGGAAGTAACTCGTCAGGTCCCAGTTCATTTTATCTGTCGAATTATTCTCGGTCATTTTTCCTCCGGTTAATTTAATAGATTCGTGCCGGCCTTGAAATTTTTCTATGAAATATATCATAACACTCCGGCATATGTCTGAGCCCGGCAATATCAGGATGTCGAGATGTTGATATTCGTTATCAGGGAGAAACTTTTTATTCGTTTTATCATCATAATATTTTATGAGAACACTACTTGCGACACTTATAATTTTCTTGACGGCAATCACTTTACTGGCCGAGGGCGGGCTCGCCGCGAATCAGTATAACGGTTTCGACGTATCGAACAGCTTGATACCGAAGGATGAGATATTTTCGGGCGGGCCTCCGAGGGACGGAATTCCCGCGATTCTCAATCCGAAGTTCGAGTCCGCCGAAAAGGCTTCCGGGTGGCTCAATGACTCCGACCTTGTCGCGGGAATTGATGACGGCAGTGTTCAAAAGACTTATCCTCTCAGGATACTGGTATGGCACGAGGCCGTAAACGACACTGTGGGCGGTAGGCCCGTTTTAGTATCCTACTGTCCTCTATGCGGATCAACCCTCATTTTCAGCAGGGAGATAGACGGAAGAACGCTTTCTTTCGGCATTTCCGGCCTTCTTTATCAGTCGGACGTTCTGTTCTACGATCATCAGACCGAAAGCCTCTGGTCGCAGCTCGAGATGAAGGCTGTCAGCGGCAAAATGGCCGGCACGGAATTTGACATTTTACCCTCGACCCTGGCGACCTGGGGGGAATGGAAAGAGAAGCATCCCGGAACCCTGGTTCTTTCGAGGGATACCGGTTTCTCAAGAGACTACGGTAATCAGCCGTATTCGGGGTATGAAAGATCGGCGTCCGTTATGTTCCCCATCAAACACAAGAGCGACAGGTTTCATCCCAAGGAGAAGGTCCTCGTCGTTTTATCGGGCGGCGACGTGAAGGCATATCCCTTCTCCGAGCTTGAAAAAACGGCTACGCCCCTTAAAGACGAGCTCGGCGGGCGGAATATAGTAATAAAGTATGAAGACGGAAAGTACGTAGGGGCGTACGATGAAGCTGACAGGCCCGTTAAGTCCTTCGTTACTTACTGGTTCGCCTGGTACACCTTCAGGCCCGACACGCCTGTTTTCTCTTCGGCTGAGGACGCCGGCTGAGTCTATTTTCCGGTACGAACCCGCCTGCATAAATAGTAATTCTGAATTAAATTGACGATAATAAACAGTGATTTATCAGACTGGCATGCAAGGGAATGATATGAACAGAGACCTCGGAATCTTTATGGAAAATTTTTTCAGAAGGGAGACGGTGCTAAGGGCGATAAGAGTGGCTCTGGTAGTCGCCCCGGTTTTGATATTAATAAACCATTACGACGAAATTATGGTGTTCAGTTTTACGCCCAGATTTTATTTTCAGTGCTTTATGACTTTTTTTGTCCCTTATATGGTATCGGCGTACTCGTCGGCAAAAACCCTGTCTTCTCACGAAGTATAGTTTTAAGGCCGGATATACTACTATTTTTAATTCCTGTGGTGCTTCTTCCGGAATAGCCGTTACTTGTCATCTGTCTCTTGTTCATTCAGATGCCAGTCGTAATCGAGATGTCCGATCTTAAATTTATTTTTCCTGACGTACTCTTTGGAATCTTCGGACTGTAGATAAACGAGCGCGAAATTCAGTACTGCGTTCTCCTCTTCATCCCTTCCCTCGAATTCGTAACCGTCGCCGTAGTTTTGAATAAAATCCTCTCCGAACCAGTGAAATATTTTGGAGTATTTCACTTTTCTCTTTTTCGGGTCTATATAAAAACCCTTCTCAGGGTTATTTACAAAATTTATAGACGCGTCGGTCAGCTGCTCGTCAAGCCTGTCGGCTGTGTATGCCTCGCTCCTCAAGTCGGGACATCCTATCGAAGCGCAGTTGATCGCGGTGTGAATTCTGGGCTCGTTAAATTCCTTCCTCAGTATCTCATGCTCGATATCTCCAAGGGTCAGCTCCCGCCCGACCGCCCTGAACTCAAGCTTGTCCCATACCCCCTTTATTTGCAGTATGCTGTTTGAGGGAACGAAGAGTCCTATGAAGCTGAAGCTTCTCGTTATGGGATAGTGATCGATAATGGCCTTGATGGTGAACGCGTTGTAGGCGTTTATCCAGTACGCGAGCTTTTCCTTGTGGCTCCACTCCTCGTATTCGCTTTGCTTTACATCCCCAAGCGATTGTAAAAATAATTCGAACTCGTTCCTGGAAGCCAGAAAACCGCCGTAATCGACCTTCGCGTCTTTCACGTATTTATTCAAGAGGGCGTTGTAGGACGAATACGAGTGGTCGAATGCGCCCTGAGCGCGGTTTTCAGATGCCTGTGAGCTGTGTGAATAATCAATCGGGGTCGTCAGGAGCGATATCAACACCAGTATCGGAACCATTAGCTTTTCCGCTCTTAAAGTAGCGATTCTCATTGCTCACCGGGGCCGGCTGTGCCTGACATAACCAACCGCCTTAGTGTTTATATTATAAATTATGCAATTTTTGATGAAGATTATATATAAAAGATTCATGGCTTTATAGTTATGTGTGGAGCTTAAGGATTATGAAAATGCCTTATCCAGGCGGAGAATCTGCTCCTCCGACAAACGCCAGCCCGAGGCTCCGCAGTTCTCTTCGGTTCTATGAACGCTGTCCGACTTGGGAATAGCCGCCACGCTCTCCCGGGACGTGCACCAGTTAAGGGCGACTTGAGCGGCTGTCCTGCCCGTTTCTTCCGATATCTCCTCCAGGACTTTCATCCTGTTTGAATTTAAGAAGCGGGGTTTTCCGGCCAGGCTCCCGTCGTCGAGCGGCGTGTAGGCCAGAATCGTTATCCCGTTCCTTTCGCAATAGGGCAGGAGGTCTTTCTCTATCCCCCTGCTGTTTAGATTGTACAGGACCTGATTCGAGACTATAGGGTGATTATTCAGATAGGACTGGGCCTCTTCCATCTCGTCTACATCGAAGTTGCTTACGCCTATAAATCTGATAAGCCCCCTGTCCGCAAGCTTTCCCATCGCCTCCATAGTTCCGCCTATGGGAAAGGACGAGTTCGGCCAGTGCACCTGATAGAGGTCTATATAGTCGGTGCCCAGTTTGTAGAGGCTTTCCTCGCACGAGCGGAGCACGTCGTCATATCCTAGGTGCCTGCCCGAGACCTTCGTTGCGATGAAGACCTCGTCCCTGATTCCCCTTACCGCTTCGCCTACCGTATCCTCCGTGTAGTAACCCTCCGCCGTGTCGATCAAGAAAGCCCCGAGCTCGATGCCTTTTTTAAGAGGCTCGACCCCGCCCCTGTATCTCCAGGTGCCAAGTCCTATCTCGGGGATCATCACCCCTGTCCTCCCGAGCTCCTTTAATTCCATAAATCTCAACTCCTGTTTCTCTTGTCTTTAAAATTAAGATACCTAATTTCCCCTTCGAAAATAATCAGCGCATTTCTGCCCGGTGTCTCGGCAGAACGTTCCGGGAGGAAAGAATTCGGCCTATCGGTGTTAAAATCCCCTTCGTATTTCTTATATTAGGGGTTATTATAGAAATCAATGATATTTATCCGGAGGATGAAATGAACAAGATATTCCATCCAGTATTTGCTCAAATTTTTATATGCTTTCTCCTTATTCCATTTGCGGGCGCATCGGCGGGGGACGTGGAAGGAAGTAAAGACCATCCTGTTGTGTCTAGATATCAGGGCTCGGAAATCAAGGATTACGATTTCCGCGAATTCGATGAATACACGCTTCTCCTGGGCAAGGTTGTCCGCGCTCCGGGCGAACCCGATAACCGCAAGGCAGAAGGGAGTGAAAAGCTGGAGGGAAAAGTAACTAAAATATCCTATTATCTCCCGGAGGACAGGTCCACCCTGGAGGTCTTCAAAAACTATGAGGACGCGCTCGGAGAGGCCGGGTTTGAAATCCTCTATACTTGCGGCAATAAAGAATGCGGCGGGAGGGATTTCAATCACGAAGTGGTCGAGTACAACTCGATGTTCGGGGACAACTATTACGATCAGAGGTACCTCGCGGCAAGGCTCGCCCGCCCGGAAGGGGACGTGTATGTTTCGCTCTATACGGTGAAAAATACCACAGGGGGCGGAAAGGACAGGAACCATATCTATACACAGGTGGACGTTATAGAGGTCGCCCCGATGCAGGAAGACATGGTCACGGTTGACGCGGGCGCTATGGCGGAGGAAATTTTCAAGACCGGCAGCGTATCCATATACGGAATCTATTTTGATTTCGACAAGGCCGACATAAAGCCCGAGTCAGAAGCCACGATCGCTGAAATAGCCACGCTTCTCAAAAACAATCCCGGCCTCAATATTTTCATAGTGGGGCATACGGATAATAAGGGAAGCCTCGACTATAACACCGACCTCTCTCAGCGCAGGGCGGATGCGGTGGCCGCTGTCCTCGCCCTGGAGCACGGGATCGAGGCCTCAAGGGTCACGCCAAAAGGTCTCGGATTTCTGGCCCCTGTCGCTTCCAACAAAACCGAAGAGGGTCGGGCGAAAAACCGAAGAGTAGAGCTTGTGGAGAGGTAAGTTCTTCGAATTACTGCATTGCTACATTGGTTAAATCATTTTCATGAGGGGGGATCAATATAAGAGTAGAATCTATCCTGCGACCAATTGACCTTCTCCCGGAGAACTTAACTGGCTTCCGGGAACCTGATTTGAATTCACTCCTTTAATAAATCTCCAATTTAAACTCCGATAATGTTCATATATGTGCAGTCCTGGCTGTAGTATATCTTGCGTCTAATAAATATCGTAATTTTAGAAGTACGTCTCGAACTGCTAAGTCCCTGTGATGTATGCAAAATTCAAATTCCGGAATATTGGCATATAAGTTGCAAATATTCTAATTAGAATTTAAAGAGGAGGAGAGTATCCGATTAATAAGAAAAATGAAATGAATGAAGATGATTGGTCGGTAGTCAAATTTTTTGTCATTCTCCCAATACTGCTTTTGGCCCTCAGTATATTTGCCGCTAATATGGATATATAAAAGTGGGACCGGGCTTCAGCGGTTCGGGACAAAATAAATAGTCGGATTTGTGAAGCGCGGGTTAGACGCGAGTATTATTTTTAAACGAAGTCTTTGGATTTAAGATGACTTTTCAAAAGGGAGAGAACTCGCATGGATGAACGTCAGCAAAAAACCGTACTTATTGACGATCATAAAATCGCTTATCGCGAACAGGGTGAAGGTAATCCGCTTATTTTGATACACGGTA encodes:
- a CDS encoding M3 family oligoendopeptidase, with product MTENNSTDKMNWDLTSYFPEFNGPGMKEFKERLKQDIKSIRERAASLTPLNEENESGWEEVFLKNEDIVTRYSHLSSYIGCLSAADGNNEDYLREEAEMSMLGAELSKLKVELQRSVKDASETAFNSFAGRESLASGGYYLRRLREESQKRMDSENEILAADLGVDGINAWGRLYDTVSSKLRFEMEYPDGTTRTLPISQRRSLMEKPDRRVRKAAFEGGNRAWRGIEDTAAAALNAISGTRLTLNRYRGIDHFLEVALFQSSVSKKTLDAMFEAIYSELEVPRSILRLKAKTMKRDNIAWFDLGAPLELPAEKTLSWDEAKNLVGNSFSASYPELGNFIEKAYSKNWIDWEPREGKRPGGFCTGSLLTKESRIFMTFNETIGDVLTLAHEAGHAFHSYVMRDIRPYAHFYPMTLAESASTFGEMILAEGIMEDQSVTDAEKALMLDMEINHGAIYLMDIPVRFEFEKAFYEERQKGEVSVSRLKGLMTETQRRIFGDVLEEGGEDPYFWASKLHFYITGITFYNFPYTFGYLLSRGLFSMFKREGKEFLPKYEEFLRLTGSDTAENVAKRSIGRDLESPEFWAESIHTLKEPLERLKALI
- a CDS encoding DUF3179 domain-containing protein, which encodes MRTLLATLIIFLTAITLLAEGGLAANQYNGFDVSNSLIPKDEIFSGGPPRDGIPAILNPKFESAEKASGWLNDSDLVAGIDDGSVQKTYPLRILVWHEAVNDTVGGRPVLVSYCPLCGSTLIFSREIDGRTLSFGISGLLYQSDVLFYDHQTESLWSQLEMKAVSGKMAGTEFDILPSTLATWGEWKEKHPGTLVLSRDTGFSRDYGNQPYSGYERSASVMFPIKHKSDRFHPKEKVLVVLSGGDVKAYPFSELEKTATPLKDELGGRNIVIKYEDGKYVGAYDEADRPVKSFVTYWFAWYTFRPDTPVFSSAEDAG
- the nrtS gene encoding nitrate/nitrite transporter NrtS, whose protein sequence is MNRDLGIFMENFFRRETVLRAIRVALVVAPVLILINHYDEIMVFSFTPRFYFQCFMTFFVPYMVSAYSSAKTLSSHEV
- a CDS encoding DUF547 domain-containing protein; this translates as MVPILVLISLLTTPIDYSHSSQASENRAQGAFDHSYSSYNALLNKYVKDAKVDYGGFLASRNEFELFLQSLGDVKQSEYEEWSHKEKLAYWINAYNAFTIKAIIDHYPITRSFSFIGLFVPSNSILQIKGVWDKLEFRAVGRELTLGDIEHEILRKEFNEPRIHTAINCASIGCPDLRSEAYTADRLDEQLTDASINFVNNPEKGFYIDPKKRKVKYSKIFHWFGEDFIQNYGDGYEFEGRDEEENAVLNFALVYLQSEDSKEYVRKNKFKIGHLDYDWHLNEQETDDK
- a CDS encoding aldo/keto reductase, with product MELKELGRTGVMIPEIGLGTWRYRGGVEPLKKGIELGAFLIDTAEGYYTEDTVGEAVRGIRDEVFIATKVSGRHLGYDDVLRSCEESLYKLGTDYIDLYQVHWPNSSFPIGGTMEAMGKLADRGLIRFIGVSNFDVDEMEEAQSYLNNHPIVSNQVLYNLNSRGIEKDLLPYCERNGITILAYTPLDDGSLAGKPRFLNSNRMKVLEEISEETGRTAAQVALNWCTSRESVAAIPKSDSVHRTEENCGASGWRLSEEQILRLDKAFS
- a CDS encoding DUF4892 domain-containing protein — translated: MNKIFHPVFAQIFICFLLIPFAGASAGDVEGSKDHPVVSRYQGSEIKDYDFREFDEYTLLLGKVVRAPGEPDNRKAEGSEKLEGKVTKISYYLPEDRSTLEVFKNYEDALGEAGFEILYTCGNKECGGRDFNHEVVEYNSMFGDNYYDQRYLAARLARPEGDVYVSLYTVKNTTGGGKDRNHIYTQVDVIEVAPMQEDMVTVDAGAMAEEIFKTGSVSIYGIYFDFDKADIKPESEATIAEIATLLKNNPGLNIFIVGHTDNKGSLDYNTDLSQRRADAVAAVLALEHGIEASRVTPKGLGFLAPVASNKTEEGRAKNRRVELVER